GGTCACTACTTTTTACTGAATTCGAAGGTAACTGGATCCTAATCCTTCATAGTTAGCATGAAAGTTTCATGTTTGTGAGTAATGCTTTAAATTTCTAGCTAGAGCATAGTTACCATGGTTCTCTCTTATTTGCATGTGTACGTTTACTGAATTCCAATTTCCTACACTGCTTAGCAAATTCTctataaaatatagtttaatcACAAAAGGTACTGAATTTAGTACTGAAACAAGTCGTATATCCCGCTTTCTGGTAACTAGAGTTTCACATCAATATTTTGTTGATAAAGGAATAGTTTTGGTAGAATTTCTGAATCCATTCTTTTTAGCTGTTTAATTGGACTACAATATTTATCTAAATGTGACTTAATTGTACTATACACAGTTCATTGATGCCGGAACGATGGTTTCTCCTACAGTCTATGCACGACGCAGTCTATGTTATCTTATTAGCGACATGTATCAGGAAGCGCTGAACGATGCAGTGCAAACAAGAGTGATTTCCCCTGTATGGCATATTGCATTTTATCTTGAATCTGTTGCACTTGGAGGACTTGGAATGGAGAATGAAGCACAAGTAGCAATTAAAGAAGCTACAACACTTGAAGCTAAGAGGAGTTCAAATGCTAAACAAAAGTGAATAAGGCTTTGTACAGAGACAAACCTTTCTTGCTGATTTATGTtctgcatgatgatgatgacaaccACCACCCCCACAAGATTAATTATTCCAAAGATTTCATCTTTGAATTACACCATAGATCCACAACAACAAAGTTGAATGTGTTTTTTAAGACTACTACTTCAAGGAACAGTGATTGGATTGGATGAGTGTTGGTTATGACACACCCCTTCCCCCTTTTTTGTTGGGTTGGTTAGGAtgttcaatttagtttatgatttGATTCATTAAAGCATGGCTCCTTACTTCTggcaaaatttttcatttttttttttcattttataaagGTTGAAAGTGTGAAAAGTGAATAGCTTTGTTGATCATGGCCttgtattttcattattttttgttggAATGCCAAGATATTGTGTTCATTTGTTGGTGCCTTGAATCTTGTGACATCAACGCTTttaattgaatgaaaaaaaaagggttgGAGAAGTAAAAAAACTGGGAAAAAAATACCTATGATCTCGTTATTTGGATGAAGaaagtagaaatattttttcatcttttcttttacttgatGAAAGGAAATTGGAGAGAAAATAATATGTTGGTTGTAGAGAAAAAGTAAGAGTAAAGAGCATAAAACATATTATATATGATAGGCCACAGGATCCAAATAAAAGGGGAAGAAAGTTAACAAAAGATAAACGAAACACATCAATAcataattaaagaaagaaaatggacGTTGGGAAGAGTATAGCAATGGAAAAACTGACAATGATGCTACTCTGTCATTTATGCCATTGGTACTGAACTTGAGTCGGCACACTTTCTCATGTAAAATGAGTATAACAAACATTTCTTGTCATTAAACCATTCTATTAGACAACATTAATTCACATATGCAAATGGCTAAAAAGAAAACCTTCACTCATCAAGATGAATCAAATGTTTATGATCATAGTATGAAGATAAGTTCATGGATTCTCCTTGCTGCTGTCCAATTTCGCCAGGTTATTTTCTTGAGACTCTCTTTTTGATCCGAAAATGTACTCCTTCACAGTACTCTGAGCTGAAAGTATTTGCTTCTTAACCTGCCATTAAGAAACCATTCCATCAGAAACAAGAGGGAAATAATCGTTAGGAATTAGCATTTCAATTAAATCATCTTCAACTTGACAAAAGacttaaaactaaataaaataaaacaaaatattctcATTCAATGTCTAACCCCCTAACAATCTAGCAATATAGATTGAAAAAAAGTTATTCTGCTGTTGTAGATGCGTCAAACGTTTAATATAGACATATCTATGGACTATGATAGTGAATGTTGACTAGTGAATTACTAATAAGGATAGGTTTGGTTGCGGAATAAATTTCAGGTGGACACTTTCATGTATCGAattcatccatgaaaacttcatcCCATTTTTGCACCTCTACCAAACAAATAAGTGTAGTAGAGATGAGATTGCTGAACTCTTTTGGGTATGACAAGACAAGTAACAAGTAAgactaataacaaataaaattgtgaGGCAGAATCTAGTATAGAGAAGATGACATAAACTTAAATAATAAGACTAACAGATGCTCTTAATAAAAACTGTAAATCAAACATTTTCTGAAGCTTTTGGGTTTTGAGAATCCAATGATAGTAGATTGATGTATTGACATTCAGGCGTGAAGCACATAAGCATCAAGGGCTCAAACTATGCACTCTATTAACAAGGTTTATTCAGGGAACTCAAATGAGGAAATTAATTTTCAGAGACAACCAGAAAAGAGGTTTTAGAAACAGCATTCTAACTACAAAAGGCACATACTTATCTCTATTGCAAGGCCATAGTTTCTAATATACAAAGTTAGTTATTAGTGCAACATTTTACAGCTCATCCACAAGCAATTACATGTACTTGCAAAAATGAAAGTATTgatatttgattatttgaatAGTTTTTGAGAAGGGAACCATGCACCAGTAGAATAATCATGGTGGTCCAAACCCCAATTCACCAGTAGATTCTGAATAAAGTTTCAAATTGAAAACAGCATTCATCCAATAGGTATAACCAACACCAAATTAGATGAGCTAACTTGACCTTTGTttgagacaaaaaaaattccaaattgCAGCCATGAAAGTTGCAACTAATAAGTAATAGCCCATAAACCAGAAAATCAACTGAGAATTTTGGAAAAACTAGAACATGtatccaataataataacaataaagaaaaaaagggtaAAGATTAAAGCTTTTGactgagagaaagagagagattacAGACAGGGTCGAGAGCGTTGGGCTGAGGGCCATAATCAGCGGTCAAGAGGAAATAGGAAGCGGTGACGGTTGCAACAATGGTTACCCTTTTCACCAGCTTCTCCGTTTTTGGACTCAACAAActcatttttcttcaatttgatCAGATCCAATGCGATTATATTCTTCGCTTCTCTCTAACTTCAAGCTTCAAGCTTCAAACTTCAAGCTTCAAACTCTGTGTTCCAGGTTCGGCACTTGGGTTATTCGTTATTGTGTGTTTGTTGCGATTACCACTGTCAAAGtaagaaagaagaaaccaacttggttggtcgagtggtcagctcactcgttcgcttaagcaagtgtcgggagtTTGAACCCTGCCTTGTACATACTGCAATCTATTGGCCAGCGGCacagacccttaaatggagttcaGATCCGCGGCGGATTAGTTCTTAACCTGTTAGGTTGGGAGATATCGTTTcgtaaaccaaaaaaaaaagtaagaacgaagaagaagataatatatttatttaattaatttttgttttatgtaCCTTTTggatttaaaactttttaatggaattattgaattttatttactgtttatttatattatagttGCTTTGGTgactttattatatatattacaagAGAAAGTATGTGCAATTAATTTTTAGTCAgtgaatattaattaattaattttagaatttaatatttataatttacaataaaagattaaaaatttgtagtttaagatttaagatttaaaataaataaaataattttaaaagagttGACTAGtgttaactaaaaaaaattagtttagaAGATATTTGTTAAAATGTATGCTTAGAAGTAAAAgttgaaatataatttaacatataaaataattttttatcaaaaaatttaagtaaaataaattatcttaAGAGGATGGGATGGAGTCCAACTAAAttggtttataattttatcacatTGTTTGAGTAATGTATGGTTTTCACTTCGTCTTATACGTCCCAACTTAGAATTAGATGGAATAAAATAGGAGAGCTTTGATAGAATGAATGAAAATATGGAATCTATTTTATGTAGACCATTTTACTAATTTACTTCATGAAATTGGCAAGTTATATAATAGAAGTCTATTCAATTCTTGAGAAGAGGATAAAtagattttttatcttttaggtTTCtacacatttaaatttttaacgatttgaaaatttaaaatatatttaaattttttattcttttaaaatttgaatacatGAATCTCTTTATTCATTTGGGATTGGcaacttaacaaaaaaaaatcaaacatgaTTTTTGTTCTACTGTTCAGGCTAATATATAGATATACAACTgagagaatttttaaaataagacaaATTATACTCAAAGATTGATAtgtctaaatttaaaaaaaaaataaaaaatttaaatatatttttaaattataaaatataaatatctaCAAATAAAAAAGTCAAAGTCCTATTTATGATTTCTCTAAattcttttgatttttaaacTCTACTTACTTCCCTATATTTTTATACCACCAAGTCAACACATGGATACCctaaaaagaaattgatttcTTTCTAGTTATTAAATCGGTTCCGCTACGTTACCAACAACAtatctgccaacttctgccaactcttatttataattgtgtttcatGGGAGTATGTTtgtggatgtgtctaataaaaatgtcttttttataactgtgtttaatagaagtgtctttatagatatattttatagatgtgtctctttatatatgtatttaaaatatattaattattagacacatctacgaacacacttccatgaaacacaaatataaataagagttggcagaaattggcagataatatgttggtaccctatacttttccttattaaaTTAGTGTTTTGCTTTAAAAACATATTAGTGCACTAACATATCACTCACACTTAGAATATGTATATGTCTAGTGAAGAAATCAATCATTTTGAGTAACACTATAATTATCTATGAATAAAGACACTAAAAGTTTCTCAAGAGAAATGACATGTGTGTTCCATAGCAATTAACATTTAACAGCCTCTCAAACCAAGGAGACCAAACTACCCCCATCCTCTCTCTATTTCACACACACCTAACTACTGAAACCATTAACCAACTGTAACTGCCTACTCTTCACTCTCACAAACCAAACTATGCTGTGTCTTTGGAGACGAAATCATATTTGGATACAGAAAAACATTAACACAAACCATTGAGGCATTAACACAAACATAACATGCTCACATAGTCCCACCCTTCAtcaatcttcttcttcctcctccattTCCAATGTACCAATACCACACAAACCCCACCACCACTACTACCAAATTTTATTCCCAATTCACCCCAAAATGCAACCACCTCAACCATCACAACCCCAAACCTCTCTCCTTCAACCTCACCATAACTTCTTCTCTCAAAAACCAATCACAAGACCCATCAAAGGATCCTCCTTTTTCACAAACCCTAACTTCAATTTTCCTCTCGCTGCCGGACTGGGCCGACGCCGTCAAAGAGCGTGGCATGCAGAGGAAGAGGGGACTCTACACCCACACTGAGTGGCTCCAGCACCGCTCCTCCCTCCGCCACCTCCGCCACCTCCTCTCGACCCTCTCCTCCCGTGTCGTCCTCTCCTTGCTCCCTCCAGTCCTCGCATTCACAACCTTCGCCGCCGCTATCGCCGCCTACAACTCCGCCGTCTCCGCACACTTCCTGCTGCCGGAGTATTTCCCGGTTCTCAGGGCTTCTTCTCTGCCTTACCAGCTCACCGCACCCGCCCTGGCCCTCCTCCTCGTTTTCCGAACCGAGGCTTCATACGCAAGGTTGCTACTCAGATTTCAGATAATGGtgtgaaagaaaaaattatactttCCTGCTTCGTAGTAGAATTGTTCACTCAAGTGAAAATTACTTGATTTATGATATTGCATAGTTGGATTCTGTAGCTGATTTCGTCAATTGAGATAAGTCTTTAGTtgttgaatttcaatttttggAAAGCAATGCTACTATAACCGTAAAAAACAAGGGGAGAAAAAGGAGGAGATTTCAGTGTTTCTGTGAAAAACACCATGGTTGTTTTGGTTGTCAAATGGAGTAGTCTAAGGGTTAACTTGCATGAACAAATTTGATTTGAATAAATTGGGACAAAAAAGTTCTGGCTAAAGGTGGTTGTTGGATGGAGTAAAATGGAGGGATATGCTTGCCCCTTTGAGGTTTAACTTGAATGGCACATGGTGATTTTGCCAAATAATTACATGCACAAATTATTGTTGTATAGTATTCTTGTCATTCTCTGAATTGTGGATATATTATATACGCTGTCATTCAACCCAGTCTACTATAGCAATGATTGTGGAACAACTGATGCAACTAACTGCAAGTTTATGTGCGTTTCATTCCTGAATACAGATTTGTGGAGGGGAAGAAGGCATGGACCAAGGTCATTGCTGGGGCACACGATTTTGCTACGCAGGTTATGGCTGTAGTTGAGAGTCCTTCGGATTTGCCTCTCAAGAAGGCACTTTTGCAGTACATCATGGCATTTCCTGTTGTGCTCAAGGTTGGAACCGTCATTGTCTTAGTTGGGTTTTCATCAAGTTTGGATTACTTTTAATTACTATTGTGATGGTGGTCTGTGAGGTTTGTTAGTTGTGTTGGTAAGATTGGTGGTGAGTTGGTGGAGGTCAAAATGGTTTTTTCATTTGTTGAGCTTCAGTCAAGTTGGGATGTTTCCCATGGTAATGTAAAGGGTAGTTTTTGAGGTTCTGTTGAAGGCATGTAAGTTCGGTTTTTTAGATGCTTGAGGTCAGAATACTAGAATAGCTCCATATTTTTAATTCCCACTAATTTTTGGCTTATTATTGATCTGGTCAGGAAACTCACAGTGTGTATGATTTGAATGCAGTGTCATGTGTTGTATGGTTCAGATGTTAGGAGTGATCTTCAGCATGTGCTAGAAGTAGATGATCTAGCTATAGTGATTAATTCGAAACATAGACCACGGTGCATTGTTGACTTCATATCTCAAAGCATTCATCTGCTAAAGTTGGACAATGCCAGAAGAAGTGCATTGGTAGGCATTTATCAGAATTGTTGGCCTTTTTTAGTAAGTAGATGTTGAATGCAaagataaaattgtaaaaattttaCTTCCAATGTCAAAAATTGAAGTAGTAAGTTATGTGACCGCTTGGTAATTTAGGCGGCAATATTTTGGATGTGTACCATCCTCTCCGTTAGAGAGTTTAACCTTTCCTATATCATGGTACATGGCACACTAGCAATCTCTTATTTTGTATGCCACTTGTCTTCTTGCCTTACAGGAATCAAAGATCTCTTGTTTCCAAGACGGGATTGGCATCTGTGAACAACTTATGGGTATTCCCATTCCACTATCATATACTCGCTTGACGTCAAGGTTTCTTGTCCTGTGGCATTTAACGCTCCCTATCATACTTTGGGATGATTGTCATTGGATGGTGGTTCCTGCTACCTTCATTAGTGCTGCTTCTTTGTTCTGTATTGAAGAAGTATTTTCCTTCCTTTACCTTGACtaatttatatttcaaaatGATGTTGTTCTGCAAGTTTGTATAGTTCAGAGAAAATTGACCTCTAAGGCTATTTcacatttgtttattttttcttgtatgTGTAATTCATGAGGTGAATTTAAGGGTGTGTTTGTTTCAACTTATTTTTCTAGATTAAATTTTGCATGTATAAAACCAGAAATGTAGAGTCTTTAATCTTAACCAATTCTAGTTGAATTTGCATACAGCTGCCAAAGAAACATTGCTGAATCAATTTTTCTTGAACTGCCCTAAATCCAAACTTAAAAAGTGATTGATGGATTCATTCATGATTAATGCAGGTTGGAGTTCTTATAGAGGAGCCATTTCCTATGCTTGCACTTGATGCTCTGTGCCAAAAGGCCCATAACGACATCCAAGAATCAATTGAAGCTGAAAACTTAATCCACACTCAACTTGTTGCAAAGCAAAAGAAGGCAAAGAAGCACTCCCAGAGCGGCCACACGAAGGAGCATTCACCAAATGGCTGGCCTAATTCCTAGTTTAAAGGGAAACTTTCCACGAATCTCTCCAACTTTTGCTTATGAGGTGCCTCTGTATACACTACTTGGAAGCCAAAGCTGATTGCTAACGAATGCTTCATGTTATGTAATTACTCACATTAGTTATGCAATActtacaaaattttgaaaatagggCAAAGTTGTGCTCTCTAATGATGTATTCTACTTATGAAGTGACTCTTCAACTCTGTATATATCATAATCCATGTACATATAACTTGGTTCTCAGTGTATTTATGGAATATTGATTATTTATACAAACCAGTTACTTATAGCCATTTACTTTTTCTGGGCTTGTACATAAGCAATTGTTGAATCACTACAACTTTGATACGATAGGATCATTTTTTCCAAGGTTGGTTCTGTTTGATTTGTAAACCTTGAAATACTGTACTCCCTGTAGTCTTACAATTGTTTGCGGAAGTTACTAAAATAATCAGAAAAATATCTCAAAGCAACCCTATTCTGACATGCCAAAGCAGCCCTCTTCATTACACAGAATTGTGTACATGCATTAACAAAACCCATCATAGCATAATTGGAAAAAATGATCCTATCATCATTGTTCATGAAAACACATTGAAATTGCATAATTGGCTATTTTACACGCTACACAGAAACAATGTGAAAGTAAGCTCAAATGAAGTACCTGAATTATTCACATCAAATCATACATAGCAAATAAATAGGGGAGAGTTCATAGGCATCCAAACCTTGATCAAACTAGTTGATTCAGAATTCCCaattacttaaaatttaaaatgtcctTCAATTATAACATTTTGATCTGAACACTTGGACTTCAAATTTTCcacttggattccttgatctaaCCTTTTTACCGGTATTAGAGGATCTGTCTCACTACCTCTATTCCAAATAGGTAAAATTTCTATCATAAATTTACTAATGTTTTTCTTCTGAATTCCCTCCTTAACAAACTCTTCAAACTCGCTGGAATTTCCCCTCAAATCTAATAGAACACTGCACATCCCTTGTCGATTACAATAGTCCAGAATCACATCTAGATTTATCTGATCCAAAATGACGGTTTCAATTCCTTTTCCGGCCAGTTCTAGAGTGGTTGCTGTTCCATTATCAGTAAAAACTATCACTTTATCAGTAACTTCATTGACAGCAAGTGGAATTTCATTTGAAGAACTAGAATCCTTATGTATTACAATCCGGAGCGGCTGATTTGCTCCAGGTTCTTGAGATGCAGGTATTGATATGTTCCCACTGAATAAGGAAGAGGAAAGTATCACTGCATCATATTCTTGCAATAAACGTGAATAGTATCCACCACATTCTGTAACTCCATCTCCAAGTAAGTCTGAAAAATTCCAATTGACAGAAAGAGAATATCTGCAAATCAGAATAGGCAATGCAATGAAATATATATCATTATATGCTAAAACCAAAACTTCAACGTGCACCAACAGAACAAATGTGCCTGAATGAGTGTGTTTGGAAACATGTTTGGACAGGTTAGAAACAATTCTAGAGGGTGGAAAATcgatttttgcaatttttgcaaAATCAACTATGGCTTCcagaattgatttttgaaggaatcaattttttttagaatggcTTTTAGAGAAACTACCAAATATAAATCACTTTATATCATAATCTGTTTTGCAGAATTATTTCTAACTAGATTCAACTCTAGAAAAGCAGAACCAAAACCATTAATGATAAGCAAAAAGAGGATTTAAATTACCTCAATGTAAGGAGAGGTTTTCCGGTTAACATGCGATGAACAAAGGCCTCGTTAAGGCTCTTGCATAACTCTTCCTCTACACCGACAACAACTTCAATACCTGCATCTCTCAATCTAGCCAACCCTTTGGATTCCACAAGGGGATTTGGATCCACCATCCCAACCACCACTTTTTTCACTTTGGCTTTGATTAAAGCTTCAGTGCAAGGTGGAGTCCTTCCAAAATGATTACAAGGTTCTAAGCTCACATAAGCCGTGGCATTCTCCGCCAAATCGCCAGCATCTCTCAAGGCAAACACCTGAAAATTCACATCTATTTTCTCAGcataatcatcatcaaaggCATTCTCTTTCTAAACCTTGATGAAGAGTTACAAATTTACAAATTCTCTTTCTAATCATAACTGTATGAAAACTATGGTCACAAATACAAATATATTcttatgttcacaagaaaatCATTTGAATTCAAATTAGGCTTCTTAATTCTTATACATGTTAGATTGAAATACCAATGCAATAAAACATATAGAGAATCTAACATACAATACATTGTAAAAAgatgcacaaaaaaaatttacaaataatattgtaatattacattcaaacaaataaaagagaaaattttgaGAAGGTTCATACCTCAGCATGCGGTTGACCTGCTTTAGGGTGGAACCCTTGACCAACAATTTTCCCATCCTTCACAATAACACACCCCACCATTGGATTGGGGCTTGTGAAGCCAATAGCTTTTCTTGCAAGCTCAACACACCTTCTTATGTAAAACCCATCATCACAATCGCCAACATCACTTTCTCCATTAAAGGGACCACATTCTGCTACTACACCCACATAACCATCACAGCTACTCATCAAACCAGGTACGCTTTGACtcaaaaaattagatttttgaaGCAAATGATTGAGACCCACATTGAAACTGAGCTTGGAGGAGTGATGGGATTGTTGAAAAGTTGCAAAATTTGGAGGAGTTGCATTGTTTGGGAATCTGGACACAGGTAGAGTGCAGTGTGCGAGTGAAAAGAGTTGTGCTTGCATTGTTGTGGTGACAGAAAGATGCAGAAAGTGTAggattaaaacttaaaagtaaaaacaaataaataatagaacAAAAACAAGAGGAAAGAATAACAGAGAATCTCAATTCTCGATTGAACAGATCCGGTTAAAAATTTAAGGTTGTCTGAGCCCGGGTTCGAACCGGGGACCTCTAGTGTGTGAGACTAGCGTGATAACCAACTACACCACCCAGACTTATTTGTTTGATTGTTTGCAAAGATTTTATTTGACAGTTGCAGTGGCAACAGACCAtggaaaattttcattttttcatgaGCTATTCTGCAATTGTGTTTTTTCAAcaatgaaagtaatgtgatgTCAGTTTGAAACAGTTTCATTTGAGTTAAGGCATAAGGTTGTCTGGTTGGAAAATTTACTTCTGATGGTAGAAAATAGTTTAATAcaatgaagaaaaaaagaatgtgTGCATATTACACACACTATTTGAGAGTTTATGTTTGAGAgaaatttagagtatttttgtTTGACTTTGATATTTAGGTCCAGTttggataaataatttaattaagttatttttaaaaaaataagttaaacaataaatgattatattaaaagaagtttataaataaattattttgtatttgaattttagttCTAAAAGTGCTTGTTTTATagaaatgtaataaaaaatagtagtattataaaagaagttatttttttaattttttttataaatttttaaataattttttaaaaagttataatttaattttaaaaattacattaaaCATTAATACTAAGCCAAAAATTttcgtttatttatttatagtttCTTTCTctgctaaaaaaaaaaaaagtaagaaacTTCCAATTATCCAATctataacaaaaagaaaaaaaaatgttggttgaagaaagtaagaaactaTAAATGTCTCTCGGAATTGCGTGCGTGGAAATTGTTGTCGTGTTTTTGTTATGCACTTTTCTGAGACGAATCCCTAGCTCCCTTCCGGTGAGTTCATCTTCACACCTACCATTCGTCTCTGCCCACAGTTTCgttcttattttttcaatttttaatatttagctCGTATGGTACTCGATTTACATCTCACAAATTATTCTGCATTTATTTGCAAGTTAGAAACTTTTCTGTAATAACCAACGAAAATTCTCGAAGCTAACTTTTTTATTTCAGATCTAGAATTGCAATGCACAGGGTATCTAATTAATTCATGGTCTATGCAAACTgcaaatgcataaatttttctTAGCTGTGCTTTAATGTGTTGCTTctgattttgttttttaatttgatttctccCCTTTTGACCCTTTTTGCTAATAAAGCTGGTTTTTTTTGCGGGGGATAATGTTTTGATGCTCAAGGGGAGCACCATTGTAATGAGTATAAGATTTAGGGTAGGATTATTGGGAATTTGGGGGAGAATTATACAAATTGAAAGAAGATTAACCAGGAGAAGAGAGTTCAACTATCCTCTAATTCACTTCCTAGTTCctattatcctatttatactaattcCTTCAGTAACTAATTCCATTGCTATAAATTGGTACTACTTTGGGCTATTTAGGGCCATAGTTGTTACATAGGAATTAGATTTTGAAACGCTGAAAAAGATTAAGCATGTGATTGTACTTTGATGGCTTACCCTTTTCCTTAACCATGCCTAAGTTTACACATGGTATATACATATAGCCTGGCAATTTGTTGTTCTCTTAACCTACTTATATTGGATGATAATTTGTTGCTTGAAGTTAAAGTGTATTGTGATATACCTTTGATAAAAGAAGTTTGTGTCTCCGGTATTGGCTGCATCGTTGTCcattttaactattatttatgATGCCTGTGAAATGGGGGATTAGCTATTCATCTTGAACGTGATTAGGAAATATCAGCTTTCGCCAACCTTTTTTAAGTCTCATACATTTACATTCTGTGGTGGATAGTGACAACATGGTGGGGATACACATAATATAGGATCACATGGTACAAAATatctttcttttcattcttcaaTATGTTATATAGTGCAGTTGGCTTTCATGTAGTTCATCTTGCTAGCTGTTTCTTTAGGGTTACATTGAGCTGTTTGCGTGATTGTGTGAGGTCAAAGGCCTAATGATATGATTGTGACCTGTTCTTATTGTGAATGTCAATCCTTTAAAGTGTATGACCTGGTTGCTTTTGAATATGTATTTGAATGTGTCTTTAGGACTTCACCCCTTGACATAAGCTTCAGTTCAGAATCATATTGAAAAGATTTTCGTTGTATTTCGTAATATACCCTCAAATTAGTTGAAGTTGAAGAGAAACCGAGCAAATGAACTTAAGATTTTAATCGTGGCTTTATTGacattttcctttcttttcagGTCCTCTGCATTAATTCCAGTGGAGCATATGGATGATAGTAAAGAATCATTAACTGATGCCAATGAAGCAGAAGCCACTACTTCAACACTCATTGCTGGTCTTCCAGATGACATATCTCTTTGCTGCTTGGCACGAATTCCTAGAAAACATCATTCAGTCCTGAAGTGTGTCTCAAAGAGATGGAGGGACTTGGTTTGCAGTGAAGAGTGGTATCAATATCGCCGAAAGCACAAACTTGATGAGACCTGGATCTATGCTTTGTGCAGGGGTGAATTAGAAGATCAGATTTGCTGCTATGTTTTGGATCCAAACTCATCAAGAAGATCTTGGAAGCTTATTCCGGGGCTTCCACCTCGCATGTTGAAGAGAAAAGGCATGGGATTTGAAGCTTTAGGAAATAAACTATTCTTATTTGGAGGTTGTGGGTG
This sequence is a window from Arachis duranensis cultivar V14167 chromosome 2, aradu.V14167.gnm2.J7QH, whole genome shotgun sequence. Protein-coding genes within it:
- the LOC107472333 gene encoding UPF0187 protein At3g61320, chloroplastic isoform X2, with the protein product MYQYHTNPTTTTTKFYSQFTPKCNHLNHHNPKPLSFNLTITSSLKNQSQDPSKDPPFSQTLTSIFLSLPDWADAVKERGMQRKRGLYTHTEWLQHRSSLRHLRHLLSTLSSRVVLSLLPPVLAFTTFAAAIAAYNSAVSAHFLLPEYFPVLRASSLPYQLTAPALALLLVFRTEASYARFVEGKKAWTKVIAGAHDFATQVMAVVESPSDLPLKKALLQYIMAFPVVLKESKISCFQDGIGICEQLMGIPIPLSYTRLTSRFLVLWHLTLPIILWDDCHWMVVPATFISAASLFCIEEVGVLIEEPFPMLALDALCQKAHNDIQESIEAENLIHTQLVAKQKKAKKHSQSGHTKEHSPNGWPNS
- the LOC107472333 gene encoding UPF0187 protein At3g61320, chloroplastic isoform X1, with the translated sequence MYQYHTNPTTTTTKFYSQFTPKCNHLNHHNPKPLSFNLTITSSLKNQSQDPSKDPPFSQTLTSIFLSLPDWADAVKERGMQRKRGLYTHTEWLQHRSSLRHLRHLLSTLSSRVVLSLLPPVLAFTTFAAAIAAYNSAVSAHFLLPEYFPVLRASSLPYQLTAPALALLLVFRTEASYARFVEGKKAWTKVIAGAHDFATQVMAVVESPSDLPLKKALLQYIMAFPVVLKCHVLYGSDVRSDLQHVLEVDDLAIVINSKHRPRCIVDFISQSIHLLKLDNARRSALESKISCFQDGIGICEQLMGIPIPLSYTRLTSRFLVLWHLTLPIILWDDCHWMVVPATFISAASLFCIEEVGVLIEEPFPMLALDALCQKAHNDIQESIEAENLIHTQLVAKQKKAKKHSQSGHTKEHSPNGWPNS
- the LOC107472330 gene encoding uncharacterized protein LOC107472330: MSLLSPKTEKLVKRVTIVATVTASYFLLTADYGPQPNALDPVKKQILSAQSTVKEYIFGSKRESQENNLAKLDSSKENP
- the LOC107472338 gene encoding riboflavin biosynthesis protein PYRD, chloroplastic codes for the protein MQAQLFSLAHCTLPVSRFPNNATPPNFATFQQSHHSSKLSFNVGLNHLLQKSNFLSQSVPGLMSSCDGYVGVVAECGPFNGESDVGDCDDGFYIRRCVELARKAIGFTSPNPMVGCVIVKDGKIVGQGFHPKAGQPHAEVFALRDAGDLAENATAYVSLEPCNHFGRTPPCTEALIKAKVKKVVVGMVDPNPLVESKGLARLRDAGIEVVVGVEEELCKSLNEAFVHRMLTGKPLLTLRYSLSVNWNFSDLLGDGVTECGGYYSRLLQEYDAVILSSSLFSGNISIPASQEPGANQPLRIVIHKDSSSSNEIPLAVNEVTDKVIVFTDNGTATTLELAGKGIETVILDQINLDVILDYCNRQGMCSVLLDLRGNSSEFEEFVKEGIQKKNISKFMIEILPIWNRGSETDPLIPVKRLDQGIQVENLKSKCSDQNVIIEGHFKF